In Deltaproteobacteria bacterium GWC2_55_46, a single window of DNA contains:
- a CDS encoding 1-(5-phosphoribosyl)-5-[(5-phosphoribosylamino)methylideneamino]imidazole-4-carboxamide isomerase has protein sequence MLIFPAIDIKNGRCVRLTQGRMDAETVYSDEPWEVAKRWESEGAEVIHLVDLDGAVEGNARNLPVIKKIIEKTGVPVQIGGGIRDVKTAETYLAIPHVKRIIIGTAAYENPAFVNTLTRKYPGRVAVGIDAKDGKVAIKGWVTVTSERATDLARKLEGAGVASIIYTDISKDGMLAGPNVEATREMAESVSIPVVASGGISSLKDIESYRGVALEGMIIGKALYAGNIRLKEAIKAAKGL, from the coding sequence ATGCTCATATTCCCGGCCATAGACATAAAAAACGGCAGGTGCGTGCGCCTGACGCAGGGCAGGATGGACGCCGAGACGGTCTATTCTGACGAGCCCTGGGAGGTGGCGAAGAGGTGGGAGTCCGAGGGCGCTGAAGTAATACACCTCGTCGACCTCGACGGCGCGGTCGAGGGCAACGCCAGGAACCTGCCTGTCATAAAAAAGATCATCGAGAAGACCGGGGTGCCGGTCCAGATAGGCGGCGGCATAAGGGACGTAAAGACAGCCGAGACCTACCTCGCCATACCGCACGTAAAGAGGATAATAATCGGCACAGCCGCCTACGAGAACCCGGCCTTCGTCAATACCCTTACGCGCAAGTACCCCGGGAGGGTCGCGGTCGGCATAGACGCCAAGGACGGCAAGGTGGCGATAAAGGGCTGGGTCACAGTCACCTCCGAGAGGGCTACTGACCTTGCCAGGAAGCTCGAAGGGGCGGGTGTAGCCTCTATCATCTATACCGACATATCAAAGGACGGCATGCTTGCCGGCCCTAACGTCGAGGCTACACGGGAGATGGCAGAAAGCGTCAGCATCCCGGTCGTGGCCTCCGGCGGCATATCGTCGCTAAAGGACATAGAGTCTTACAGGGGTGTTGCCCTTGAGGGCATGATCATCGGCAAGGCCCTCTACGCGGGGAACATCCGCCTTAAGGAAGCGATAAAGGCGG
- a CDS encoding imidazole glycerol phosphate synthase, glutamine amidotransferase subunit has translation MIAIIDYDMGNLRSVAKGFEKVGATAVATRDPRAILDASHVVLPGVGAFKDCMKNLEDYGLVEPIIKSIEKGKPFLGICLGLQLLFEESTEFGLHRGLGVLKGRVVRFPEDRALKVPHMGWNEATRCKDSLLLEGIDDKTFFYFVHSYYAVPEDRSINLTTTGYGVEFTSSVQKDNIMACQFHPEKSQRAGLKVLKNFSQMR, from the coding sequence ATGATAGCTATAATCGACTACGACATGGGAAACCTCCGGAGCGTGGCCAAGGGCTTCGAGAAGGTCGGCGCTACCGCGGTTGCAACGCGCGACCCGCGCGCAATCCTTGACGCGAGCCATGTAGTCCTCCCGGGTGTCGGCGCCTTCAAGGACTGCATGAAGAACCTCGAGGATTACGGCCTCGTAGAGCCCATCATCAAATCCATTGAAAAGGGCAAGCCTTTCCTCGGCATATGCCTCGGCCTCCAGCTCCTCTTCGAGGAATCTACGGAGTTCGGCCTCCACCGGGGGCTCGGCGTATTGAAAGGCAGGGTGGTCAGGTTCCCGGAGGACAGGGCGTTAAAGGTGCCGCACATGGGCTGGAACGAGGCAACAAGATGCAAGGACTCCCTGCTGCTCGAAGGCATCGATGATAAGACCTTCTTCTACTTCGTCCACTCCTACTACGCGGTCCCTGAGGACAGGTCTATAAACCTCACGACGACCGGGTACGGCGTGGAATTTACCAGCAGCGTTCAGAAGGATAATATAATGGCCTGCCAGTTCCACCCTGAAAAGAGCCAGAGGGCGGGGCTTAAGGTGCTAAAGAACTTTAGCCAGATGCGCTAA
- the hisB gene encoding imidazoleglycerol-phosphate dehydratase (catalyzes the dehydration of D-erythro-1-(imidazol-4-yl)glycerol 3-phosphate to 3-(imidazol-4-yl)-2-oxopropyl phosphate in histidine biosynthesis), with protein MARKAKIARKTRETEITVEVNLDGSGKADVKTPLPFFDHMLTNFARHGLIDLKLRAKGDVEVDFHHTVEDAGISLGEAVKKALGDNSGIRRCATSTVPMMDALSTVVLDISNRPYFKFNSEKAALSQNGVYSSLKLGSVEKTFDVGLMKEFMKALSNSAGLDLHITLHYGEDIHHAIESVYKALGRALGSAVSKDPRIKGVLSTKGKL; from the coding sequence ATGGCCCGCAAGGCAAAGATAGCCAGGAAGACCAGGGAGACCGAGATAACAGTAGAGGTGAACCTCGACGGGTCGGGCAAAGCGGATGTAAAGACCCCGCTCCCCTTCTTCGACCACATGCTCACGAACTTCGCCAGGCACGGCCTGATCGATCTGAAGCTCCGGGCAAAGGGCGACGTGGAGGTCGACTTCCACCACACGGTCGAGGACGCCGGGATAAGCCTCGGAGAGGCGGTAAAGAAGGCCCTTGGCGACAACTCCGGCATCCGCAGGTGCGCCACCTCTACCGTGCCGATGATGGACGCGCTCTCTACCGTTGTCCTCGACATAAGCAACAGGCCGTACTTCAAGTTCAACTCCGAGAAGGCCGCGTTATCGCAAAACGGGGTATATTCGTCTTTAAAGCTGGGCAGCGTGGAGAAGACCTTTGATGTCGGCCTCATGAAGGAGTTCATGAAGGCCCTTTCAAACAGCGCCGGGCTCGACCTCCATATAACCCTCCATTACGGCGAGGACATCCACCACGCAATCGAGTCGGTCTACAAGGCCCTTGGCAGGGCCCTGGGCTCGGCGGTCTCTAAAGACCCCAGGATAAAAGGGGTGCTCTCCACAAAGGGCAAGCTGTAA
- a CDS encoding histidinol dehydrogenase, with protein sequence MRIVASKDKSFPSLLASILKRGDEDSSQAEEAVKEIIAAVRARGDEALVEYTRKFDRADVAGRLEVTEAEINKALRSVPEEEIALLELAASRIHSFHKGQVENSWFTTDKDGAILGSRITPLERAGIYVPGGKAAYPSTVLMNAIPARVAGVNEIIMATPPGRDGINPLVLAAAKISGVDRVFRVGGAHSIAALAYGTKSIPKVDKITGPGNIFVATAKRLVFGAVDIDMIAGPSEILIINDGSGDASWIAADLLSQAEHDELASSMLITTSAKMAKAVSAEVEKQLKRLKRKEIARTSIERYGIIIVAGGLEDAATISNNIAPEHLELFIERPFELLGLIKNAGAVFLGPYTPEAAGDYLAGPNHTLPTGGTARFSSPLGVYDFVKRMSVIGFSKDSFCKLGKSVKDFAMLEGLEAHGLSAAARLKRKK encoded by the coding sequence ATGAGAATAGTCGCATCAAAAGATAAGTCTTTCCCCTCTCTTCTTGCCTCCATACTAAAAAGAGGCGACGAGGACTCCTCTCAGGCCGAAGAAGCCGTAAAGGAGATAATCGCCGCCGTAAGGGCCCGTGGCGACGAGGCCCTCGTCGAGTACACACGCAAGTTCGACAGGGCGGATGTAGCCGGAAGGCTCGAGGTCACGGAGGCCGAGATAAACAAGGCATTGAGGTCGGTCCCGGAAGAAGAGATCGCCCTTCTTGAGCTTGCCGCATCCCGCATCCATTCATTCCACAAAGGGCAGGTAGAGAACTCCTGGTTCACTACCGATAAGGACGGCGCCATACTTGGCTCAAGGATAACCCCCCTTGAACGGGCAGGCATATACGTGCCAGGAGGCAAGGCCGCCTACCCTTCCACCGTCCTCATGAACGCCATACCCGCCAGGGTCGCCGGCGTAAACGAGATAATAATGGCCACCCCTCCGGGGCGTGACGGAATAAACCCTCTTGTGCTTGCCGCTGCAAAGATCTCCGGGGTCGACAGGGTATTCAGGGTAGGCGGGGCGCACTCCATCGCAGCGCTTGCCTACGGGACGAAGTCGATACCCAAAGTCGACAAGATAACAGGCCCGGGCAATATCTTTGTCGCCACCGCAAAGAGGCTGGTATTCGGCGCTGTCGATATAGACATGATAGCCGGGCCGAGCGAGATACTCATAATAAACGACGGCTCCGGGGACGCCTCCTGGATAGCGGCAGACCTGCTTTCGCAGGCGGAGCATGACGAGCTCGCCTCAAGCATGCTCATCACTACCTCCGCCAAAATGGCGAAGGCCGTATCCGCTGAGGTCGAAAAACAGCTTAAGAGGCTCAAGCGTAAAGAGATAGCCAGGACCTCTATCGAAAGGTACGGCATCATAATAGTTGCCGGGGGCCTTGAAGATGCGGCCACGATATCGAACAACATAGCCCCTGAGCACCTTGAACTTTTCATCGAGCGCCCATTCGAGCTTCTTGGCCTCATAAAGAACGCGGGCGCGGTCTTTTTAGGCCCTTACACCCCGGAGGCCGCCGGGGACTACCTCGCCGGCCCGAACCACACCCTCCCAACCGGAGGAACGGCCCGCTTCTCATCCCCTCTCGGCGTCTACGACTTCGTTAAGAGGATGAGCGTAATAGGCTTTTCAAAGGATTCGTTCTGTAAGCTTGGGAAAAGCGTCAAAGACTTCGCCATGCTCGAAGGGCTTGAGGCCCACGGACTTAGCGCGGCGGCAAGGCTCAAGCGGAAAAAATAA
- a CDS encoding ATP phosphoribosyltransferase, which yields MTSDMLTIALPKGRILKEASVLFKAAGVDITPVLQDDRRLIFEGIAEGLRFMVIRSQDVPTYVEYGAADMGIAGKDVLLEQDKDLYEPLDLGIGACRMMVAEPTELGATDDPRQWTHVRVATKYPNITLKHFLGKGIQVEIIKLYGSIELAPLLGLSERIVDLVQTGETLRKNGLVEVEHIMHITSKLVCNRASLKTKPRRVKELVDSLARAVSGNLSK from the coding sequence ATGACAAGCGATATGCTCACGATAGCCCTTCCAAAGGGCAGGATACTCAAGGAAGCCTCGGTCCTTTTCAAGGCCGCGGGGGTCGATATCACCCCGGTGCTGCAGGACGACCGCAGGCTCATCTTCGAGGGTATTGCGGAAGGCCTGAGGTTCATGGTAATAAGAAGCCAGGACGTGCCCACTTATGTCGAGTACGGCGCGGCCGACATGGGCATAGCCGGCAAGGACGTGCTCCTTGAGCAGGACAAGGACCTCTACGAGCCGCTCGACTTGGGTATTGGCGCGTGCAGGATGATGGTCGCGGAGCCCACAGAACTTGGCGCGACCGACGACCCAAGGCAATGGACGCATGTAAGGGTCGCTACCAAGTACCCTAACATCACCTTGAAGCACTTCCTCGGCAAAGGCATACAGGTCGAGATAATAAAGCTCTACGGCTCTATCGAGCTCGCGCCTCTCCTGGGCCTTTCCGAAAGGATCGTCGACCTGGTCCAGACAGGCGAAACGCTACGCAAGAACGGCCTTGTCGAGGTCGAGCATATAATGCACATCACCTCGAAGCTCGTATGCAACAGGGCGAGCCTCAAGACAAAGCCGAGGCGCGTAAAAGAGCTGGTCGATTCACTCGCCAGGGCGGTATCGGGTAATTTGAGCAAGTAA
- a CDS encoding UDP-N-acetylglucosamine 1-carboxyvinyltransferase — MDKILIEGGNRLVGEVVVGGAKNAVLPLMAAALLTDGWTTITNVPRLRDIDTFKVLLSHLGSELSDDPENRTLKIRTRDVRSPEAPYELVKTMRAAVLVLGPLVARFKRARVSLPGGCAIGARPIDLHLKGLKAMGAEVVIEHGYVTVSAEKLKGAKIYMDTVTVTGTENLMLAAVHAEGTTILENAALEPEVVCLADALNKMGARITGAGTEAIKIEGVDKLNPVEIRVIPDRIEAGTFMVAAAMTRGNVLIKDCPYHNLDALNMKLKEAGTEVIAEEGGVRVTGDWPVRSVDVKTLPYPGFPTDMQAQVMAMMSVASGLSVITETVFENRFMHVGELKRMGADITIDGRSAVVRGVKRLSSAPLMATDLRASASLILAGLVADGTTEVSRIYHLDRGYEKIEEKLVRLGANIKRVKA, encoded by the coding sequence ATGGACAAGATACTGATCGAGGGCGGCAACCGCCTTGTAGGAGAAGTAGTCGTAGGCGGGGCGAAAAACGCCGTACTGCCGCTTATGGCCGCCGCGCTCCTTACAGACGGCTGGACCACCATCACCAACGTACCCAGGCTCCGCGACATAGATACCTTTAAGGTACTCCTCAGCCACCTGGGCTCGGAGCTATCGGACGACCCGGAAAACCGTACCCTCAAGATACGCACCAGGGACGTAAGGTCGCCCGAGGCCCCTTACGAGCTTGTGAAGACCATGAGGGCCGCGGTCCTGGTCCTGGGGCCCCTTGTCGCCCGCTTCAAAAGGGCGCGGGTCTCGCTTCCGGGCGGGTGCGCCATAGGGGCGAGGCCGATTGACCTCCACCTCAAGGGGCTGAAGGCCATGGGCGCCGAGGTCGTAATAGAGCACGGGTACGTGACGGTGTCCGCCGAGAAGCTCAAGGGCGCGAAGATATACATGGATACGGTCACTGTCACGGGGACCGAGAACCTGATGCTCGCCGCGGTCCACGCCGAAGGCACGACGATACTCGAGAACGCCGCCCTCGAGCCCGAGGTCGTCTGCCTCGCCGACGCTTTAAATAAGATGGGCGCGCGGATAACAGGGGCCGGCACCGAGGCCATAAAGATAGAAGGGGTAGACAAGCTCAACCCGGTAGAGATAAGGGTCATACCTGACAGGATAGAGGCCGGCACCTTCATGGTCGCCGCCGCCATGACCAGGGGGAACGTCCTCATAAAGGACTGCCCCTACCATAACCTCGACGCGCTCAATATGAAGCTCAAGGAGGCCGGTACAGAGGTCATCGCCGAAGAAGGCGGGGTGCGAGTAACAGGAGACTGGCCCGTAAGGAGCGTTGACGTAAAAACACTCCCCTACCCCGGCTTCCCGACCGACATGCAGGCGCAGGTCATGGCCATGATGTCCGTAGCGAGCGGCTTAAGCGTCATAACCGAGACGGTATTCGAGAACAGGTTCATGCACGTTGGAGAGCTTAAAAGGATGGGGGCCGATATAACGATAGACGGCAGGAGCGCGGTCGTAAGGGGCGTAAAGAGGCTCAGCAGCGCCCCGCTCATGGCAACGGATCTGCGCGCCAGCGCTTCCCTCATACTCGCCGGCCTTGTAGCAGACGGCACTACAGAGGTATCGAGGATCTACCACCTTGACAGGGGCTATGAGAAGATAGAGGAAAAGCTCGTAAGGCTCGGGGCAAACATAAAGCGGGTCAAGGCGTAG